Proteins encoded in a region of the Myxococcales bacterium genome:
- the polX gene encoding DNA polymerase/3'-5' exonuclease PolX yields MDNLAIARALDELADMQELSGMVPFKVRAFRSAARAIEGLGESLADLAAAGKLEGVRGVGEGVARRIRELLDTGKLAEAEALRATLPPGLTDLMNLPGIGLKTAQQVWKERGITSIDALEAAAKEGRLRDLPRFGAKREERLVLAIAAWRKRAEAPKRRPLAEAWLAADALCERMRAVPGVLACEPAGSLRRRAETVGDLDVLVAALPEHASAIMRAFVAAPDVVEILGQGETKTSVVLEGGMQADLRVVPAASWGAALQYFTGSRDHNVAMRTLAVKKQLKVSEYGVFDAAGKKVAGDDEAGVYAAIGLAWMPPELRENRGEVEAAASDTLPRLVELADLRGDLHSHTTETDGKSTLAQMATAARALARTYLAVTDHSESLGFVRGLSRERLRAQREVLREVEASHEGELRLFAGLEADILADGALDLEDALDELDWVIGSVHQRLDMPREELTRRVVRAIESGKIDCLGHPTGRQIGHRPPAALDMEVVLAALARTGVAIELNSSPTRLDVDEHLARQARDAGVLVVINSDAHGVRELSHLRYGVGIARRAWLRPEHVLNTRSAGELVEWRRARRS; encoded by the coding sequence GTGGACAACCTCGCCATCGCCCGGGCCCTCGACGAGCTCGCGGACATGCAAGAGCTGAGCGGGATGGTGCCGTTCAAGGTCCGCGCCTTCCGCTCCGCGGCGCGCGCCATCGAGGGGCTCGGCGAGAGCCTCGCTGACCTCGCCGCGGCCGGGAAGCTCGAGGGCGTGCGGGGCGTGGGCGAGGGCGTCGCGCGGCGGATCCGGGAGCTGCTCGACACGGGGAAGCTCGCCGAGGCCGAGGCTCTCCGCGCGACGCTTCCGCCGGGCCTCACCGACCTCATGAACCTCCCGGGCATCGGCCTGAAGACCGCGCAGCAGGTCTGGAAGGAGCGGGGGATCACGTCGATCGACGCGCTCGAGGCCGCCGCGAAGGAGGGCCGGCTGCGCGACTTGCCGCGCTTCGGCGCGAAGCGCGAGGAGAGGCTCGTGCTCGCCATCGCTGCGTGGCGCAAGCGCGCCGAGGCCCCGAAGCGGAGGCCCCTCGCCGAGGCGTGGCTCGCCGCCGACGCCCTCTGCGAGCGCATGCGGGCGGTGCCCGGGGTGCTGGCGTGCGAGCCGGCCGGCAGCCTCCGCCGCCGCGCCGAGACCGTCGGCGATCTCGACGTCCTCGTGGCCGCGCTGCCCGAGCACGCCTCCGCCATCATGCGCGCGTTCGTCGCCGCGCCCGACGTGGTGGAGATCCTAGGACAGGGCGAGACCAAGACCAGCGTCGTGCTCGAGGGCGGCATGCAAGCGGACCTGCGCGTGGTACCCGCGGCGTCGTGGGGCGCCGCGCTCCAGTACTTCACCGGCTCGCGCGACCACAACGTCGCCATGCGAACCCTGGCGGTGAAGAAGCAGCTGAAGGTGAGCGAGTACGGCGTGTTCGACGCGGCGGGGAAGAAGGTCGCCGGCGACGACGAGGCCGGCGTGTACGCGGCGATCGGCCTCGCGTGGATGCCGCCCGAGCTCCGGGAAAACCGCGGCGAGGTCGAGGCCGCCGCGAGCGACACGCTGCCGCGCCTGGTCGAGCTCGCCGACCTTCGCGGCGATCTGCACTCGCACACGACGGAGACCGACGGCAAGAGCACCCTCGCCCAGATGGCCACGGCCGCCCGGGCATTAGCTAGGACTTATTTGGCCGTGACGGATCACTCCGAGTCGCTCGGCTTCGTGCGAGGGCTCAGCCGCGAGCGCCTCCGCGCGCAGCGCGAGGTGCTCCGCGAGGTCGAGGCCTCCCACGAGGGCGAGCTGCGGCTCTTCGCGGGGCTCGAGGCCGACATCCTCGCCGACGGGGCGCTCGACCTCGAGGACGCGCTGGACGAGCTCGACTGGGTGATCGGCAGCGTGCACCAGCGGCTCGACATGCCGCGCGAGGAGCTCACCCGCCGGGTGGTCCGCGCGATCGAGTCGGGCAAGATCGACTGCCTCGGGCACCCCACGGGCCGGCAGATCGGGCACAGGCCGCCCGCGGCGCTCGACATGGAGGTCGTGCTCGCGGCCCTCGCGCGCACCGGCGTGGCCATCGAGCTGAACAGCTCCCCCACGCGCCTCGACGTGGACGAGCACCTGGCGCGACAGGCGCGCGACGCCGGCGTCCTCGTGGTGATCAACAGCGACGCCCACGGCGTCCGCGAGCTCTCGCACCTCCGCTACGGCGTGGGGATCGCGCGGCGCGCCTGGCTCCGCCCGGAGCACGTGCTGAACACACGGTCGGCGGGCGAGCTCGTCGAGTGGCGCCGCGCGCGCCGGAGCTGA
- a CDS encoding MoxR family ATPase, whose product MDKRASTLADLRAQVGGVLRGKAEVVDQVLVAALAGGHVLLEDVPGVGKTTLAKAFARSLGVSFARVQFTPDLLPSDILGSLVLDRDSGTFAFRKGPIFTHVLLADEINRASPRTQSALLEAMSEGHVTVDGETHPLPPPFVVLATQNPSDHHGTYPLPEAQLDRFLVRLSMGYPSHAETLELLFARATVDPLDALAPRLPEGGLVELQRAAREIRVDRAVASYLVSLVERTRAHPDVELGVSPRGALGLFRASQARALLLGRGFVAPDDVASLAVPVLAHRLLLGPEAKYAGRRGEGVIRAIVESEPVPA is encoded by the coding sequence ATGGACAAGCGCGCGAGCACCCTCGCCGATCTTCGGGCCCAGGTCGGGGGCGTGCTCCGCGGCAAGGCCGAGGTCGTAGACCAGGTGCTGGTCGCGGCGCTCGCGGGCGGGCACGTGCTGCTCGAGGACGTGCCCGGGGTCGGCAAGACCACCCTCGCGAAGGCCTTCGCCCGCTCGCTCGGCGTGTCGTTCGCGCGGGTTCAGTTCACCCCCGATCTCTTGCCGTCCGACATCCTCGGCTCGCTCGTGCTCGACCGAGACTCCGGCACGTTCGCGTTCCGAAAAGGTCCGATCTTTACTCACGTACTCCTCGCCGACGAGATCAACCGCGCGTCGCCGCGCACGCAGTCCGCGCTGCTCGAGGCGATGAGCGAGGGGCACGTCACCGTGGACGGCGAGACCCACCCGCTGCCGCCGCCGTTCGTGGTGCTCGCCACGCAGAACCCCTCGGACCACCACGGCACCTACCCGCTCCCCGAGGCGCAGCTCGACCGCTTCCTCGTGCGGCTCTCGATGGGGTATCCGAGCCACGCCGAGACGCTCGAGCTGCTCTTCGCGCGGGCCACGGTCGACCCGCTCGACGCCCTCGCGCCCAGGCTCCCCGAGGGCGGCCTCGTGGAGCTGCAGCGCGCGGCGCGAGAGATCCGCGTGGATCGCGCGGTGGCGAGCTACCTCGTGTCGCTGGTCGAGCGCACGCGCGCGCACCCCGACGTCGAGCTCGGCGTCAGCCCGAGAGGGGCCCTTGGCCTCTTCCGCGCGAGCCAGGCGCGCGCGCTGCTCCTCGGGCGAGGCTTCGTGGCGCCCGACGACGTGGCCTCGCTCGCGGTGCCCGTGCTCGCCCACCGCCTGCTCCTCGGACCCGAGGCGAAATACGCGGGGCGACGGGGCGAGGGTGTCATCCGCGCGATCGTGGAGAGCGAGCCGGTGCCTGCGTGA
- a CDS encoding DUF58 domain-containing protein: protein MKIDWDRLNHVFIPVPTAERRRRVRPLSPRVARLIELLFSVTSVGWALFLVGAVVGTLSLAAPRSRLAFVSGTALGLFALSVAARGRFRVREGRARLEQPTRVTVGEAMEVRVLVDASDRASDLAVRGPFLPYFARYEGAPPALAEERGTRTLAATARVRFLKRADLFLGPFAVARRLPFDVVSGPPIETEPFRIKVVPRPARVSRLALAPSRDTALDARRATRRAGLADLAGVREYRPGDRVRDLDVRTWARTGVPAVREYHDPERPHALLLLDTHADDGDAFEAAVSLTAGVAEIVSEGSLSLELLVLGDALHPLGASRGREVVPRVSDALAVAEARRGPLDARRLLARIAPHLGAASSVVFVTTRWDPARDEVVLALTRRGLFVRALVVADRPGPLPSGVVALSPARIAQGGLDL from the coding sequence ATGAAGATCGACTGGGACCGGCTGAACCACGTGTTCATCCCCGTGCCCACGGCCGAGCGGCGGCGCCGGGTGAGGCCCCTCTCGCCGCGCGTCGCCCGGCTGATCGAGCTGCTGTTCTCCGTGACGAGCGTCGGGTGGGCGCTCTTCCTCGTGGGCGCGGTCGTGGGCACCCTGTCGCTGGCCGCGCCTCGCTCACGCCTCGCGTTCGTGTCGGGCACGGCGCTCGGTCTCTTCGCGCTCTCCGTCGCCGCGCGCGGGCGGTTTCGCGTGCGCGAGGGGCGCGCTCGCCTCGAGCAGCCGACCCGCGTCACGGTCGGCGAGGCCATGGAGGTGCGGGTGCTCGTGGACGCGTCGGACCGCGCGAGCGATCTGGCGGTGCGCGGGCCCTTTTTGCCCTATTTCGCGCGCTACGAGGGCGCGCCTCCGGCCCTCGCGGAGGAGCGCGGCACGCGCACCCTCGCGGCCACCGCGCGCGTCCGCTTCCTGAAGCGCGCCGACCTCTTCCTCGGCCCGTTCGCGGTGGCGCGCCGACTGCCGTTCGACGTCGTGAGCGGGCCGCCCATCGAGACCGAGCCCTTCCGCATCAAGGTGGTGCCGCGCCCCGCGCGCGTCTCGCGCCTCGCGCTCGCGCCCTCGCGAGACACGGCCCTCGACGCGCGGCGCGCGACCCGGCGCGCGGGCCTCGCCGACCTCGCCGGCGTTCGCGAGTACCGCCCCGGCGACCGCGTGCGCGACCTCGACGTGCGGACGTGGGCGCGGACGGGCGTGCCCGCGGTGCGCGAGTACCACGACCCCGAGAGGCCCCACGCGCTCCTCCTCCTCGACACGCACGCCGACGACGGGGACGCCTTCGAGGCCGCGGTGTCGCTCACCGCCGGGGTGGCCGAGATCGTCTCGGAGGGCTCGCTCTCGCTCGAGCTGCTCGTGCTCGGTGATGCGCTCCACCCGCTCGGCGCGAGCCGCGGCCGCGAGGTCGTCCCGCGGGTGTCCGACGCGCTCGCGGTCGCCGAGGCGCGCCGCGGGCCGCTCGACGCGCGCCGCCTGCTCGCGCGCATCGCGCCGCACCTCGGCGCCGCGTCGTCGGTGGTGTTCGTGACCACCCGGTGGGATCCCGCCCGCGACGAGGTCGTCCTCGCGCTCACGCGGCGCGGGCTGTTCGTGCGCGCCCTGGTCGTCGCCGACCGGCCAGGTCCGCTCCCCTCGGGCGTGGTGGCGCTGTCGCCCGCGAGGATCGCGCAAGGGGGCCTCGACCTATGA
- a CDS encoding DUF3488 domain-containing protein, translating into MSGAIASPARLALARSAGTLASVLLLTTLVDVRAIALALPLALTLRVQPARIPRAAELGLYLLLVLGFGAGVRALGETPGGLAAQIAAGALVVTASRAFFVPTVLAKGGDVTAVLVASAALAVQGHRVAELAPSLAAALGLATLGRDPTFGAGRPRVAWGSAAALMVGALCVGGASSRIVPRATFAVARRFAMRAYDRPRSGFDDALTLGDAQEILESDKVVLRLTGDDVEYLRGKVYQSFDGAQWLGLASHSTPAAPSFPAPTSPSKSVHVEATSGHGVLFAPLGFVVPGARTRADGLTHGPKRTSWDATKPAGDGLSLGPPSADDLQLPRAHRDELRALAAEWTVGAATDAERLEALETHLRGYRYTLRRERFEGSALRDFLFVHRAGHCELFATAFALLARASGIPARVIGGYRVAEAATSGPGYVVRERHAHAWVEAYSATPTTPAAWRTWDPTPPSAFLRRPSPLEVALLSAEALLDGLGKPKALVGGGVLVAVGVGVWLGVRRARARRARLAAPVVPIHPELERLEAHLATRGVQRDRAEGLYAFAERLETQGDDLAARAVRACAALRYGHEGTSEELRALVSARLASDARA; encoded by the coding sequence ATGAGCGGCGCGATCGCAAGCCCGGCCCGGCTCGCCCTCGCTCGCAGCGCCGGGACGCTCGCGTCCGTGCTGCTCCTCACCACGCTCGTCGACGTGCGCGCGATCGCGCTCGCCCTCCCCTTGGCGCTCACGCTTCGCGTGCAACCTGCACGCATCCCACGCGCCGCCGAGCTCGGACTGTACTTGCTCCTCGTGCTCGGCTTCGGCGCGGGGGTGCGCGCCCTCGGCGAGACGCCCGGCGGCCTCGCGGCGCAGATCGCAGCCGGAGCGCTCGTGGTGACGGCGAGCCGCGCCTTCTTCGTGCCCACCGTGCTCGCCAAGGGAGGCGACGTCACCGCGGTGCTCGTGGCGAGCGCCGCGCTGGCGGTCCAGGGACACCGCGTCGCCGAGCTCGCGCCCTCGCTCGCGGCCGCGCTCGGCCTCGCGACGCTGGGGCGCGATCCCACGTTCGGCGCGGGCCGGCCGCGCGTCGCCTGGGGCTCCGCGGCGGCGCTCATGGTGGGCGCGCTCTGCGTCGGCGGGGCCTCGTCGCGGATCGTGCCCCGCGCGACGTTCGCCGTGGCCCGGCGCTTCGCCATGCGCGCGTACGACCGGCCGCGATCGGGGTTCGACGACGCGCTCACGCTCGGCGACGCCCAGGAGATCCTGGAGTCGGACAAGGTCGTGCTGCGCCTCACCGGCGACGACGTGGAGTACCTCCGAGGCAAGGTCTACCAGTCGTTCGACGGCGCGCAGTGGCTCGGCCTCGCGAGCCACTCGACGCCCGCTGCCCCGTCATTCCCGGCGCCCACCTCGCCCTCGAAGAGCGTGCACGTCGAGGCCACGAGCGGGCACGGCGTGCTCTTCGCGCCGCTGGGGTTCGTCGTTCCAGGCGCTCGAACCCGCGCCGACGGCCTCACGCACGGCCCGAAGCGCACGAGCTGGGACGCCACCAAACCCGCGGGCGACGGCCTCTCGCTCGGCCCGCCGTCGGCCGACGACCTCCAGCTCCCTCGGGCCCACCGGGACGAGCTCCGCGCGCTCGCCGCCGAGTGGACCGTGGGCGCTGCGACGGACGCCGAGCGCCTCGAGGCCCTCGAGACCCATCTCCGAGGCTACCGGTACACCCTGCGGCGCGAGAGGTTCGAGGGGAGCGCGCTCCGCGACTTCCTCTTCGTCCACCGAGCCGGCCACTGCGAGCTGTTCGCGACGGCGTTCGCCCTCCTCGCGCGCGCCTCGGGGATCCCCGCGCGCGTCATCGGCGGCTACCGCGTAGCAGAGGCCGCCACTTCGGGACCGGGCTACGTGGTGCGCGAGCGCCACGCGCACGCGTGGGTCGAGGCGTACAGCGCGACCCCGACGACGCCGGCCGCGTGGCGCACGTGGGACCCCACGCCTCCGAGCGCGTTTCTCCGGCGCCCGTCACCACTCGAGGTGGCGCTGCTCTCGGCGGAGGCGCTGCTCGACGGCCTTGGAAAGCCCAAGGCGCTCGTGGGTGGTGGCGTCCTCGTCGCGGTCGGCGTCGGCGTGTGGCTCGGCGTGCGACGTGCCCGAGCACGACGCGCGCGCCTCGCCGCGCCCGTGGTGCCAATCCACCCCGAGCTCGAGCGGCTCGAGGCCCACCTCGCGACGCGCGGTGTCCAGCGGGACCGCGCCGAGGGACTCTACGCCTTCGCCGAGCGCCTCGAGACCCAGGGCGACGACCTCGCCGCCCGCGCGGTGCGCGCGTGCGCGGCGCTGCGGTATGGCCACGAGGGCACCTCGGAGGAGCTCCGCGCCCTCGTGTCGGCGCGCCTGGCGTCGGACGCGCGAGCCTGA